CTTGGGATTGCGGGCGGGTTTAATCTCCTGCATACACCGGCCAAATAGCTCCACCCCTTGCCTTAGAACCTACTCTGCGTCGATCCTGGTGGCCTCAGGGCGCTCCTCCATGGCTTGCGATACCTTGCTGGATATCCGGTTTTGACAGGTTCTCTGAGCCAATCTGGCGGGCTGTCCGCTCGCTATAGCCAGCCCGAACTGCCGCCTGGGTGGCATTCAGGTCCAAGAGGTATTCTTCGACAAAGCGCTGCTGTTTCGGGGAGAGGTTCGAGGACATAGGTTTTCTCCATATTAAATGGCCCTTCCTCGACCCTCAAATTATAGCAAATTCAGCCCATAAAAACAATTCAACGTGTGTGGACAGCGTGTGTGGTAATGACTGCCGTGAAAATTTTTAACGAACTGTTTTTATTGAATTTTTGAGGATGAAAATCGCTTGGCGTCCCCTAGGGGAGGGGATGACAAAATCGAAAAACCTTTCGATTCAAACTACTTACGAAACCGGTGTTTCACCGTATTTGCTACGACCGTAGCACATTGCCGTAGCAAAACGAAGGATCCGTTCCAGCCTTCATACAACCGAAGTTTCGCCAGATTGGTAGGCGATGGATTTCCGCTTTGTGTTACTCTCGGCTACCGGCATTGCCTGGCTGGTTGAAGGAGAGTCGAAATGCCCTTCCGCTCCGAGTATGTCGAGACTCTAAAACTGCTGGCGCGGGCCTTCGAAGGAGTGACCGCGCGAGGCTTCGAGAGCCCCGTGTTGGTGGGCGGCGCCGTGGTCGAGTTCAACACGGAGAGCGATGTCACTTCCGGTGATTTCGACGTGGTGACGCCCTATCAGGACGCTCTGAAAGAGGAATTGGTGAGGGTGGGATTCGACCTGCCGTCACGGTTCGAGCCCTGTCAACGCGGCCTGATCCACAAGGGATTGGGGATCGGTGTGGAAGTCGTCGGCCGCGTCCCATTCGAGGGGGCCAGCGACCAATCGCGGCTCGTAGTGGTGGACGTGGGCGGCGGGGAGGTCACGATGATTCCGCCTGAGGATATCATCGCCGACCGTCTCGGCCAGTACTGCATGGACAAGATCAGCGCAGTGGAGATGCTCGAACAGGCGCGCTATGTCTGGATTCTTGCGGAAATCGACGATGAAGAGTACCTTGATAAACGCATCCAGGAGGAAACCTCGGGTGAAATGAGTCTGGCCTCTGCAAAACGGCAGTTCGATCATGAAGCGGGTCACGCTGACAGAGCAAGAAAGAAAGATTGAGGCGCGGAAGGCCCAGTACGGCATTTCCAGCAGTGGCTTCGTGCCGTTGAATTCCGGTAGCCGTCGGACTGATTCCAAGAAAGCAATGTTCGCCAGAATCAAGGAATCAGACTCCGATCAGAGGCGCAAGTCCAAGTTCGCTTTGGGTTAATTCCCGGATGAATTGGTGATAGCGCGGGAAAATCCATCGCAACACCTCGACAGGGCAATTTACGCCACCCTGGGTTCGTTCGCATATTGCGTCGGGGCAACGACCACCGCCACTCCGGGCGCAGTCAATTTCTTTTTCTTTCCTAATCCTCATCGGCGTAATAGGTGACCAGACTCTGATCGTCGCAGCGATCGGCAATGGCCTGGATGAGTTTCACCCGACCTGCCACGCATTCTTTCTTCAAATCGGGCGAGAATATTCCAACGGCGCCGCCGTAGCTGCTGTGACACCAACCGTCAGGGGTTCCCCAGGGGTACTTGCCACCGGTGACCTTGTGGCAACGAACCTGCAAGCACTGGGTCATAAGAAAGTTCTTGTACATCGTCTCCTCAAACTGCGCACCAATAGGCCCGGCAATCAACCCAACAAGCATGCCTTCGCCGAGCGCACCAGCGGTGCCTGCCGCATAGTTGGCTGAACCAAACAGTCCGCTTGCAACGGTGCTACCGGCTGTCAATGTAGCTGTGGTGGACATCATGATCCCCACACCGTCTGTGCCCATCTCGGCCAGGCTCTGACACTCGATCATGTCCTTCTGCAAAGCCTGCGGATCTTTAACGGTCTTCATGTCCACGCGCGGTGGATCGTAGGCGGTCGTGGAACAGGCACCCAGTGCCAAAGCTGCGATGAGAATGGGTAGGGTAGGGCGCATGGGTTTTCTCCTTAGTTCAACACCGAATGACCACGACCTTGCATGCAGCGTCGAACCTCTTGCTCGTCGCCGTCACCGTATCGGTCAGTCAGCCACTCACACTCCATCAGGTCCTCCTGCATGGTGCGTGCGGTTTCATCCTCGGACGCCTTTAGATCAACCAGCGGCTCCCAAGGGCCACTACAGGCCGATGTCGTCAGCAAAGCGATTCCAACAACCAATCGTTTCATCATTTTCTCCATTTCCGCACCCTAAACCGCTCCAGAGGTGCGGTTAGGGTGCGGTTAGGGTGCGGTTGCAAGGTTTAGCGCGTTGATAAAATACGATATCTACCTATGCAGGTAAATATACTATAGTCAATTCTGAAAAGGCATCAGGATAATGATTTCTGGAGCATGACCCGTCTGACCGAGGTGGGCTTCCAGTACCCGCCTCGAGGGGCGCAGATACCCCTTGCATCAAGCGCCGCAGCAATCCCGCGCAGGGTGGTTATACCGGCAGACTGGATCTCGCCGATGATAGGGTGGATGTTCGTGGCGAACTGATCTGCCCGCGCGCTCTTGACGGCATTGCCTATCGTGGAACCTTTTCGAGGGTTCGGACTTCCCAGTTTCACACCTCGCTGCTTGGCGGCGGCCAATGCCTCTTTGGTCCGCTTGCTGATCATCTCGCGCTCGTGTTCGGCGAATACCGCCATCATTTGAAGCATCGTCTTGTTGGCATGGGGCATATCGGTTGCGACGAAATCAACACCCGCTTCCATCAAGTTGGCGGTGAACGCAAGATTGCGAGACAGGCGATCCAGTTTCGCGATCACCAGCGTCGCCTTTTTCTTTCTGCAGATTGCAAGAGCATCGGCCAGCCGTGGCCGGTCATTATTTCGGCCGCTTTCAACTTCAACGAACTCGCCGACTACCTCCCACTGGCCATTGCCGAGATAGGTGGTCACCGCCTGGCGTTGGGCATCAAGCCCGAGGCCGGAACGCCCCTGCCGGTCAGTGCTTACCCGAAAATAGGTGACCATTTTGGTGCTCGACATGACGCAATCCCCTTCTTGTTACATTCTCAAACGCTCGTATGCGATTGTAACAAGGGGATGAATCGGTGTCGGGTGAATTCCTGGGGCGGCTAAAAAACCAAAATCAATGCATCAAAATATTCATCTCAAGCGAAATCAGACTCCTACCCGTCGATGCCCAATTCCTTGAAGAACGCCGCATTTCGCGCCTTGGCATCTCTCAATAGTTTCGCATATGGGATGATCTCGACGAATGCCTTAGGGTTGTCGGTGTATCCGAACATGCCTTCGTTGTCGGGAGTGGGCTGCAACGGCATGCCCATGAGACTGTCACTGAGGCCCTGCGTGATATCAGCCACGATGTAACAATCGAAAGAAGTCCGATCATTGATGCTGGAGATTACATGCCCCTTACTGTCCTTGAAAGTTTTCCCCGATTTCATGAGATTGACGTATCGGAGTGCCTGACGGACAGGGTCTTCGTCCTTGTAATCCTCCCGACCGGGTCGTTTGAATTCGACGATGACAACTTTATCACTACCTTGTTCGCCGGTTCGCCATCCCAAACAACTGTCGTACAGAAAAGCTAGGTCGGGGCGATCCTGGCATTCGGTATCCAGATAGGCACGGGCTTGTTTGTCGGAGGCGAAAAAGTTGAAGAAGGCCAGGCGGTCATCGAGTATCCACAGGTTGTGACTGGCCAGTTCAAGGGCTGTTGAATCCACCCGCATCGG
The sequence above is drawn from the Magnetospira sp. QH-2 genome and encodes:
- a CDS encoding terminase small subunit, with the translated sequence MSSNLSPKQQRFVEEYLLDLNATQAAVRAGYSERTARQIGSENLSKPDIQQGIASHGGAP
- a CDS encoding glycine zipper family protein — encoded protein: MRPTLPILIAALALGACSTTAYDPPRVDMKTVKDPQALQKDMIECQSLAEMGTDGVGIMMSTTATLTAGSTVASGLFGSANYAAGTAGALGEGMLVGLIAGPIGAQFEETMYKNFLMTQCLQVRCHKVTGGKYPWGTPDGWCHSSYGGAVGIFSPDLKKECVAGRVKLIQAIADRCDDQSLVTYYADED
- a CDS encoding recombinase family protein produces the protein MSSTKMVTYFRVSTDRQGRSGLGLDAQRQAVTTYLGNGQWEVVGEFVEVESGRNNDRPRLADALAICRKKKATLVIAKLDRLSRNLAFTANLMEAGVDFVATDMPHANKTMLQMMAVFAEHEREMISKRTKEALAAAKQRGVKLGSPNPRKGSTIGNAVKSARADQFATNIHPIIGEIQSAGITTLRGIAAALDARGICAPRGGYWKPTSVRRVMLQKSLS